The Hyalangium ruber genome includes the window CAGGCCTACGAGGCGGAGGACTACCCGCGCGCGCTGGAGGAGCTGGGGGACCTGGAGAAGCAGGGAAGCCGGCAGGACGCGCTGCTCGTGCTGCTGGACAAGGGCATGGTGCTGCACGCCGCGGGGCGCTGGCAGGAGAGCCTCCGGGTACTGGCGGAGGCGGACCGGCTCTCGCAGGAGCTGGACGCCGTCTCCATCAGCGAGGAGGCCGGGGCGCTGCTGAGCAACGAGCGGCAGCGGGCCTACCGGGGTGAGGACTTCGAGAAGCTGATGATCTCGGTGCTCCAGGCGCTCAACTACGCGGAGCTGGGGCAGGATGATGAGGCGCTCGTCGAGGTCCGCCGCGTCAACGAGCGGCTGGAGAAGATGGTCGTCGACGAGAAGAAGCCGTACGAGCAGCTCGCCATCGCGCGCTACCTGGGCGGCATCCTCTACGAAGACCAGCGCGAGTGGGACTCGGCCTTCATCGACTACGCGAAGGCGCTCGAGCTGCAGCCCGGGCTGGGGCCGCTGTCCGAGCCGCTGCTGCGCCTGGCGAAGAAGACGGGGCGGGACCAGGTCTACGAGGAGCTGAGGCGGCGCTTTCCGGACGTGCCCCACGAGCCACTGGGCCCCAACGAGGGGCAGCTGGTGGTGGTCATCGAGGCAGGGCTCTCGCCGGAGAAGGTGTCCCACTCCCGCCACTACCGGCCCGATGCCACGGAGCTCATCGAGGTGCCCTCGTACCGGGACCGGGGCTATCCCCCCCGAGCCCAGGTCCGCGTGGGCGAGCGCACCGAGGGCGCGGTGATGGTGACGTCGCTGGCGCAGGTGGCGAAGATCCATCTGGACGACCGGGTAGGCCGGATGTTGGCCAGGCAGCTCGCCAGCGCGGTGGTGAAGGCGGGAGTGGCCGCCGGGGCGGGCGCCATCACCAAGAGCGAAGAGGTGGCCTACCTGACGTTCCTGCTGCTCAACGTGGCGAACGCGCCGGACCTGCGCTCGTGGCTGGCGCTGCCGGCCGAGTTCCAGCTGGCGCGCTTCCGGCTGCCGGCGGGGCAGCACACCGTGCAGGTGGAGTATGGGGGCCAACCCCTCGCGCGAGAGGTGGAAGTGAAGCCGGGGCGCGTGAAGGTCGTCGTGTTGCGGCGCTATCGGTGAACGGAGACGCACCGGCAAGGTGTTGCGCCCCCTCCCATCTGATGTAGGGTCCGCGCCCCATGTCGTCGGTCGTGGCCGAGGTGGCCATCTTTTCCTGCATCATCATCCTGGGCGCCATCGCTGGCGCCGTGGTGGTGGTGTTCACCCGGAAGCCCACGCGGCTGGTGACGTTCCTGGCCTTCGCCGCGGGAGTGATGCTGGGCGCGGCCTTCTTCCACATGCTGCCGGAGGCGTACCACGACGGGGGCTACCGCTCCTTCACGCTGGTGCCGGCGGGCTTCGTGTTCCTCCTGGTGCTGGAGCGCTACTTCCTCTCGCACACCTGTGAGGAGCCGCTGGACTGCACCGAGCACGCGAACCATGGGCTGGGGCTCACGGCGTTCCTCGGGCTGGCGGTGCATACGCTCTTCGACGGGATTGCCCTGGGCTCGGCGGTGAAGGAGGGCGTGGGGATGATGGCCTTCATCGCCGTTGCCTCGCACAAGGTGCCTTCGTCGCTGTCGCTCGCCTCCATCCTCAAGGCGGAGGGCAAGCGCACGCAGGTCATCCTGTCCTACGCGGTCTTCTACGGCCTCATGGTGCCGGTGGGCGCGGCGCTCTACTTCGGCTTCGACGCGGTGCTGAGCTTCGAGAAGTTCTCGCCGTGGGCGCTCGCGTTCTCCGCGGGGACCTTCCTCTACATCGCGGTGTCGGACCTGCTGCCGCACGTCAACCGCCACGGCAAGGAGCGGCAGGGACGCAACCTGCTGGCACTGGGGGTGGGGTTGTTTGTGATGCTGGCGCTGGCGCGGGTGACGGAGCACTGAAAACTTCACACTCCGCCCGTCGGACGTGCATTCCGCCTTTCGGGGCCTGACGGGTGGAGTACGGTCGGGCCCGTGAGGTCGCCCATGAAGTCGTCACGTTCCTGGATGCGGCCGTCCTTTTTCCTCGGGGCCTCAGTCCTGGCCCTGCTGGCGGGGGCGGCCTGCGGTCGACGTCAACCTGAGTCGGCGATGCGGTTGTCCGATGTCCTGCCCCCGGTGGCTCCGAACGAGCTGCGCACCCCCGAGGCGTTCGCGGTGATTGGGGACAAGTCCGAGCGCTCGAAAGCGCTCTTCCTGGAGGCCAGCCGCGTGCTGCTCCACCCGCGGTGCGCCAACTGCCACCCGGACGGGGACTCGCCCTATCAGGGGACCGAGTGGAAGCCGCACGATCCGCCGGTGGTGCGTGGCCCCGAGGACAAGGGCGTGGTGGGGATGGAGTGTACGAGCTGCCACCAGGACAAGAACCTCGAGCTGGCGCGGGTGCCCGGCGCGCCGAACTGGCATGTGGCGCCCCGCTCGATGGCGTGGGTGGGTCGCACGCCGCGCGCCATCTGCGAGCAGCTGAAGGACCCTGCGCGCAACGGCGGGAAGACGCTGGCGCAGCTCGTCGAGCACAACGGGCACGATGAGCTGGTGGCGTGGGGTTGGCAGCCGG containing:
- a CDS encoding COG3014 family protein, with the translated sequence MLVLLGALLLQGCAADYVARTYGVRQAYEAEDYPRALEELGDLEKQGSRQDALLVLLDKGMVLHAAGRWQESLRVLAEADRLSQELDAVSISEEAGALLSNERQRAYRGEDFEKLMISVLQALNYAELGQDDEALVEVRRVNERLEKMVVDEKKPYEQLAIARYLGGILYEDQREWDSAFIDYAKALELQPGLGPLSEPLLRLAKKTGRDQVYEELRRRFPDVPHEPLGPNEGQLVVVIEAGLSPEKVSHSRHYRPDATELIEVPSYRDRGYPPRAQVRVGERTEGAVMVTSLAQVAKIHLDDRVGRMLARQLASAVVKAGVAAGAGAITKSEEVAYLTFLLLNVANAPDLRSWLALPAEFQLARFRLPAGQHTVQVEYGGQPLAREVEVKPGRVKVVVLRRYR
- a CDS encoding ZIP family metal transporter; amino-acid sequence: MSSVVAEVAIFSCIIILGAIAGAVVVVFTRKPTRLVTFLAFAAGVMLGAAFFHMLPEAYHDGGYRSFTLVPAGFVFLLVLERYFLSHTCEEPLDCTEHANHGLGLTAFLGLAVHTLFDGIALGSAVKEGVGMMAFIAVASHKVPSSLSLASILKAEGKRTQVILSYAVFYGLMVPVGAALYFGFDAVLSFEKFSPWALAFSAGTFLYIAVSDLLPHVNRHGKERQGRNLLALGVGLFVMLALARVTEH
- a CDS encoding Isoquinoline 1-oxidoreductase subunit encodes the protein MRPSFFLGASVLALLAGAACGRRQPESAMRLSDVLPPVAPNELRTPEAFAVIGDKSERSKALFLEASRVLLHPRCANCHPDGDSPYQGTEWKPHDPPVVRGPEDKGVVGMECTSCHQDKNLELARVPGAPNWHVAPRSMAWVGRTPRAICEQLKDPARNGGKTLAQLVEHNGHDELVAWGWQPGAGREPAPGSQERFGAITAAWVETGAECPSEEARP